ACCGGGGTCCTTAACAACGATTCCATTTACTTTGACATTACCTTGGTAAATTTCCTTTTTTACATCGGACCTAGATCCTAATCCAAAATTTCCCAGAACTTTATCCAATCTTTCCTTTGGCATACGAGTAACATCGAATCAAGTGATTTGAAATTCGGAAAGTGGAATTCAATGTTTTCAATGTATTTTATTAAAAAAAGCTATCGAAACATCCCTCCGAAAACAATCTAACCAGTATGTTGGATACTTTTTTCCGTATCGTTCAATCATCCAAAATAGCGTTTCGGCTCGCTTATCATAGTTCCCCTACTTTAACATTACTCATTACGTTTTTGACTATCTTAAATGGATTGTTTCCTTCAACATTAGTTTGGATTGGAAAACTCATCATTGATTCCATCTTACATTCCAAAATTACATCTGGTAATTGGTATGACCTATTTTATTCTGAAACTGCAACTTATGTTTACTTTGAAGGAATTATCACTGTCATCTATTTTGGAGCTCAAAAGTTATACTTTCTTTGCACAACCTTACTAAGGATTAAACTGGGCCAAGAAGTCAATGAAAGGATCCTTTCAAAAGCAATCACCTTAGAACTTTCCCAATTTGAAAATTCAGAAACTTACGATCAGATGACCCAAGCAAGATCAGAGGCATCTTCAAAACCTTTATCAATGGTAAATCGATTCTTTACGATTGCACAATCTTCAATTACGATTGTAAGTTTTTTTGGATTACTTGTAAAACTTTCTCCATTGGCCTCCATCATTTTAATCATAGCGGCTATTCCAACATTCATAGCTGAAACAAAGTTCTCAAATCATAATTTCAGACTCTTCCGATGGAAAGCAAAAGAAACCAGAGAACAAGTTTATCTAGAAACATTAATGGCAAGAGAAGATAACGCAAAGGAAATTTTATTATTTAACTTAGGTAAGGAATTTTTAAATCGTTACAAAAACAATTTTCAAAAAATATATGCAGAAGATAAGAAGCTAACGGTTAAAAAAAGTATAGTGAGTTTTTTCTTAGGACTAATCAGCCAGTTGGCATTTTATGGATCTTACATTTGGATTGTAAGTCTTGCCTTACAAAAACAAATCACTCTTGGTGAAATGACCATGTATTTAGTAATATTTCGCCAAGGACAATCTACATTTGCAAATGCATTATCGGCATTTGGTGGAATTTACGAAGACCATTTGTATATCGAAAACCTTATGGAGTTTTTAAACTTATCAGTTCCGAAAAAAGTTGGCATCCATAAAAGTACAAATACAAAAACTGGCATCGTATTTGATCAAGTATCATTTTTATATCCAGGATCCACAAACGATTCACTAACAGATATTAGTTTCGAAATTCCAGCTGGTGAAAAACTAGCAATTGTTGGAGAAAATGGATCGGGGAAAACTACCTTAATCAAATTATTGACTCGTTTGTATTCACCTACTAAAGGAAATATTTATTTGGATGGAATCAATCTTGTTGATTGGGAAGAAGAATCTTTAAGAGAACGATTTGGAGTTATCTTTCAAAATTTTGTCCAATACCAATTTAAGGTTGGAGACAATATTGGAATGGGAGATGTAAAACAAATTCAATCAGAATCACAATGGATGAGTGCTGCAAAATTGGGCATGGCACACGAATTCGTAACACGTTTGGATTTTGGATACCAAACACGTTTAGGAAAATGGTTCCAAGATGGTAGAGAACTTTCCGGTGGGCAGTGGCAAAAGATAGCTTTGTCGAGAGCATTTATGAGATCCAAGGCAGACATTTTAATCTTAGATGAACCAACTTCTGCTATCGATGCGGAAGCAGAAATGAAAGTATTCGAACACTTTAGGGAACACACGATGGGAAAAACAGTCATTCTGATTTCTCATCGATTTTCAACGGTAAGAATGGCAGATAAAATATTGGTTTTAGAACAAGGTAAAAAAACCGAATGGGGAGATCACGAAACCTTACTTTCGAAAAAGGGAAAATATGAAAAACTATTTCGATTGCAACAAGCTGGATATCAATAAGAATACTGGTAACTCCGATACTCAAAAAAGAACAGAATCTGAATTAAGGATGGCTTAAGGATGGATGACAAATATTCAAATTTGGGTATGAAAAAACTCAAAGAACTGATTGATTCATTTGGCGAAAGATCAAAAGAAATTGGTTCTGTTGCATCCTCCATCCAACAAGTCGCAAAGCAGACCAACTTACTTGCATTAAATGCATCCATTGAAGCGGCAAGAGCGGGTGAACACGGAAGAGGATTTGAAATTGTCGCAAATGAAGTCACAAAATTGTCCTTCCAAACCTCAGAAGCCACTAAAAAAATCTCGGAAATATTATCTAGAATCAATCTAGAAAACTCAGAAGCAAATGCTGATGTACTCGAGATGGAAAAACAATCCGTCATCGAATATGCAGACTTATGGGCCAACAACATAGCTAAAGTATTAGAATCAAAATTCTATATCATGGCTACCTCATTGTATGGCTTAAAATTTTTAATCCAAAGTTTGGTACATGCGAACATAGGTATGAAGCGAGAACACCTTCTACTCATCCTACAAGAATATTTAATCCAAAATGAACAACAGTTAGCGTATGCAATTTGTTGTGAGCCAAATGTGATCGATGAAAAGGATCATGAATACCAAAACAAAGAAGGCCACGATACAAAAGGCCGATTTGTTCCCTATTGCCATCGCCATACTGGTCGGATATCAATTGAACCTTTACAAGGTTATGATGTTCCCGGTGAAAATGAATGGTATGTCTTACCTCGTGATTTGGGTGAAGACGTAATGATGGAACCTTATGACTATCCTATTGAAGGCAAAACAGTAAAAATGACAAGTTTGATGACAAATTTGTTTTTGCATTCGAAATTTGCTGGGATTTTAGGCGCCGACTTTTCACTGGAACAACTTCAAAAAGAATTATCGCCCAAAAAAATCTTTGGGATTGGAACCACCTCACTTGTAACATATGAAGGTAATTTTGCTTCACACCCCGAAATTGGTAAATTAGGCTCGAAAGTAGAGGGACTCAATACCGACGCTTTACTTGCCATCCAAAAAGGAGAGTCCTTCACTCAAATTGACTCTAACCATTTGGTTCGAATTTTGAAACCAGTGAGGATTGGGCAAAGCAAACGTTCCTGGAGTATACTCGTCGAATTCAATATTATTTCTGTTTTGAAAAAGTAATTCGTCTAATGCATAATGGATCCAACATTAGAAGAACATTTAGAATCCCAAATTGTCGCATTGTACAAGGAAAAAGAAGAACTGGAATCAGCATTAGGTTCTTCTGACATCGATACAATCATCCATGAATTCCAAAACCTGGAAAAGGAATTAACCTACCTTTATTCATTTAAAGAAAATTACAGAAAAGTAAACACAAATCGAATCCAGATTGAATCGATTTTGTCAGCTTACATACCGAATCATCGATTCCATAAAAATCCAAACCAATAGAGACACATATGGAATTACAATTTATAAAAGATAAACTTTCTAACCAAAACTTTAAATCTTCTGTCGCCGAAAACATAAATGAATGGATGATTGGATTTGGACAAAACGAGGAACATAAAAACAAAATTCACCTTTGGTTTGATTCTATGATCCATCAATTTTTGGATATATTAGATGATGTCGAAATCAAGGAAGAATTGAGTGTTCTAATTTTCTCAAAATACGTTGAACTCAAATGTTATTGGAAACAACTCAACACACAAATCCAATACCAAAATTTTAATACAGGAGAAGCTGATCCTAATCTAATCATTAAAGCATCTTTAACAACATACATACTAATTGCTTTAGAACCGCTCATTCACGATGAAGACTTAAACGAAATCCAAGAATTTTTAACCAAACCAATTCGAGAATTGATGATTGAAGAAATTTCGACTGACAGCCGGCAAAATATTCATGAGGATACTTTATTAAATCTCTTAGAACAACAGTTACAGGCACTCTACTACGACAAAGAAAAACTATTCACTCAATTACAATGTAACAGTACGGTAGATGTAATTACTCTTATTCAGAATATGAGAGAGCAGGTTAAAAACCTTCATTCCGAAATGGAAAATTCATGCATTTTGGATGGCAATATTCGGTTTACTGGCAGACGTAAGATTAGAATTCAAAAAATCTAATTCCAAAGAGAGTTGATTACCCCAATGTTCCTAAAATTCTGGTTTTATGGACATTGATTCTTTAATACGTGAATTAAAAACTCTATTAGATTCACCAAAAGAACTCGTTACCATACCGGAAGAAAAACGCCTTGAGCTAATGATCCTTTGTGGGAAAATTTCAAGACCGGATCGAAATGAAGTTCGAAAACGGAATCGAACTGTTCGCATCGAAAAAAAAGAAAGTTTAAAAACCCAAGAAAAACAAAAAACAGCTTTGACAGGGATTCGAAGAGCAAGGGAGTCCGCTGTCTTCAAAGCTCCACTACAAATTTCCGATTCTGCTGGATGGTCATGGGATAATGCCACTGAATTATCCCAACCTAAACCTTGTTATATCTGTAAAACTCCCTTCACTAAATTACATTTTTTTTATGACTCCATGTGTCCCAATTGTGCGGAACTCAATTACTCCAAACGTTACCAAACCGCTGATTTAAGAGGCACTGTTGCCGTTATCACTGGTTCGAGATTAAAAATTGGTTACCAAGCCACTTTGTTATTATTACGTGCAGGTGCTCGTGTCATCGCGACAACTAGATTTCCAAACGATTCAGCGATTCGATTCTCCAAGGAATCTGATTTTCACTTATGGAAAGACCGATTACAAATCTTTGGTTTGGATTTAAGGCATACACCAAGTGTGGAGATTTTTTGTAAATTCTTGGAAAACCACTTAGAACGATTGGATATCCTCATCAACAATGCAGCTCAAACAGTCAGAAGACCACCTGGCTTTTATTCTCATTTACTCGAAACAGAAAAAATCCCAATTGTTGACTTACCTTCTGAAGCGCAAAAACTATTAAGTTTTTACCAACACTGTAAAAATGAATTGGATTCCTACCGGTCTGATACGGAAATGAAAGACACAGCAACTGCCTTAGCCGTTAGTTGGAACCATAAAACTCCTGGTGTTGGAATCAGGTCTTCAGCCGCACTTTCACAAATCCCATATTCTCATGACAATTCTCATGAATTGGAATCCGTATTCCCTGACGGTAAATTAGATGCCGATTTACAACAGGTGGACCTCAGAAAAACAAATAGTTGGCGATTGAAACTTGGCGAAATCAATACTTCCGAAATGTTAGAAGTACAACTGGTAAATGCTGTGGCACCTTTTGTTCTTTGCAATCGATTGGTTGGTATTATGCGTAAAGACAACACAGGCAAAAAACACATCATCAATGTTTCTGCCATGGAAGGGAAATTCCATCGATTTAAAAAAGAAGACCGTCACCCTCATACAAACATGGCTAAAGCAGCGTTGAATATGATGACTCATACCTCAGCAGAAGACTTCGCAAAGGATGGCATTTTTATGAATGCTGTTGATACTGGATGGGTGACTGATGAAGATCCAATTGAACTTGCAAAACGAAAACAAGATCTTCATGATTTCCAACCTCCCTTAGATATTGTGGATGGGGCTGCTCGTGTCGTTGATCCGTTGTTTGACGGAGTCAATTCAGGCAAACATTGGATAGGTAAGTTTTTAAAAGACTATTTCCCAATTGACTGGTAAAAATCAAACCCGTTTACTCTGTATTTTTGAATACAATGAAGCAGGCGAATAACTCTTGTAAACGATTGATTGCAAGAATTCGATCCACTTCATGCGATAGGTCACGTTTCCTTTTATCATAGTCGATGTGACCTGTCTGAATCCCCCATTTGGTAGTGTTCAATGACGTAGCGTATATGTTCACCAACACTCGATTCAGAATTATCTTGTTTTTGAAGATACATTCAATCAGAAAGGGAAAAAAGTAAGGAAATTCCTTGTTCCAACAGAATTCCATTATCCTTTCCACATGATGACATGATAACCAATTTAGACTGCATTCCAAAAGAATGAAAAAACTAATTTCTCCCAGTTCTAATTTTTTTCTAAGTTTTCTCTCAATTTTCATTTGGAATCAAAACGATAACTCAGAATTTCAAATCTTAAAAAAGTACCCGTCCAATCTTTCCTTCTATTTTCTATTTCTTTTTTGCAAATTCTTTAGGATTATTATATTGACTGACTAGTCAGTATCTTCGTTTATGTAATTTAATACGATTATGGTTTATCTTCTTTTGGGATTACTTCTCGTGATATTTGGATCCTTACTGGGTGTCCCGGATGCTCCATTCCCTCAAGGGGATGAAATCATGCACATAAGGTCCATTCGTGAGAGTTTAGACCTAGGAAGTTACCTTTTACCTTCCCTATCTGGTTTTCCGAATCCATACAAACCACCGCTGCTTTTTTGGATGGGAATGGTTTCCGATTCTATATTTGGAGTGCATTACCTTTCGGAACGATTGGTCTCTTTTGCATTTGGAATTGGTACAATGGTATTATTATATCGTTTGGTATTTGCCATTAGCAAATCCAAATCTGAGACTTTACTCACTACCCTAATCTTTGGTTTCTCCTTTTTATCTCTGAAATTTTTTGGACTTCTCATGATGGAAGGGCCAATGGTTTTCTTTTTACTTTTTTATTTTCATTCATTTTATTTTTACAAACAAACAAAACATACTTCTTATCTAATTTTTGGAAGTTTGGTCACAGGGATTGGGTATTTACTAAAAGGACCGATCCTGCATGTTTATATCTTAATCATACTCATAAGTTATTTTTACGTTACAGTGATTCGTATTCGAAATGGGAAAATCACATTCCAGTGGAACCAGATCATCCGAGAAAAATTCCTTCTTTTCTCTTATGTTTTGACCTTTATCATTCCACTACTCTGGATCTCTTTTTTGTACTTTCAAATACCATCAGGAAAAGATTTGCTTCGGTTTTTCTTTATCACTGAAAATATAGGAAAGTTTTATTCCTCAAACCAATCAGGATTACGAATTTGGTTGGGTTGGCTCATATACACGATTCCATTTACCATTCCACTTATACAATTGGTTTGGAATTCAATTCGTTTCCCGAAACAAAACAAATACCAGATTTATGTATCTACATTGCTCGTTTTTATTCTATTGGTTACATGTTTACATCTACTTCCAAACCGAAAAGATCCTTACTATGTAACTCCATTTATTAGTTTTTTATTCTTACTTACGTCTATGCAACGAATATCATGGAAATCACTTCTACTTTCAAAGATGAATCGATATAGCATACTCATTGTTTATTTTATCTTATTATT
This genomic interval from Leptospira limi contains the following:
- a CDS encoding ArnT family glycosyltransferase, whose protein sequence is MVYLLLGLLLVIFGSLLGVPDAPFPQGDEIMHIRSIRESLDLGSYLLPSLSGFPNPYKPPLLFWMGMVSDSIFGVHYLSERLVSFAFGIGTMVLLYRLVFAISKSKSETLLTTLIFGFSFLSLKFFGLLMMEGPMVFFLLFYFHSFYFYKQTKHTSYLIFGSLVTGIGYLLKGPILHVYILIILISYFYVTVIRIRNGKITFQWNQIIREKFLLFSYVLTFIIPLLWISFLYFQIPSGKDLLRFFFITENIGKFYSSNQSGLRIWLGWLIYTIPFTIPLIQLVWNSIRFPKQNKYQIYVSTLLVFILLVTCLHLLPNRKDPYYVTPFISFLFLLTSMQRISWKSLLLSKMNRYSILIVYFILLLLSIVLRLHTLFIFSILGVLIIVSSLCFFQSDQNKWRAVLITQILVIPIFIFFLLKPLSDPDLREEAKEVGENSVCIVAENPWTAMDVQNKLINAKVKFALPLTIEENCSESNYLISFIETKIPNEFHRVNSWFQWKQHLQMNTKSLISSVFKMEKQKFQTEIVLWKKGRLE
- a CDS encoding methyl-accepting chemotaxis protein; the protein is MDDKYSNLGMKKLKELIDSFGERSKEIGSVASSIQQVAKQTNLLALNASIEAARAGEHGRGFEIVANEVTKLSFQTSEATKKISEILSRINLENSEANADVLEMEKQSVIEYADLWANNIAKVLESKFYIMATSLYGLKFLIQSLVHANIGMKREHLLLILQEYLIQNEQQLAYAICCEPNVIDEKDHEYQNKEGHDTKGRFVPYCHRHTGRISIEPLQGYDVPGENEWYVLPRDLGEDVMMEPYDYPIEGKTVKMTSLMTNLFLHSKFAGILGADFSLEQLQKELSPKKIFGIGTTSLVTYEGNFASHPEIGKLGSKVEGLNTDALLAIQKGESFTQIDSNHLVRILKPVRIGQSKRSWSILVEFNIISVLKK
- a CDS encoding ABC transporter ATP-binding protein, coding for MLDTFFRIVQSSKIAFRLAYHSSPTLTLLITFLTILNGLFPSTLVWIGKLIIDSILHSKITSGNWYDLFYSETATYVYFEGIITVIYFGAQKLYFLCTTLLRIKLGQEVNERILSKAITLELSQFENSETYDQMTQARSEASSKPLSMVNRFFTIAQSSITIVSFFGLLVKLSPLASIILIIAAIPTFIAETKFSNHNFRLFRWKAKETREQVYLETLMAREDNAKEILLFNLGKEFLNRYKNNFQKIYAEDKKLTVKKSIVSFFLGLISQLAFYGSYIWIVSLALQKQITLGEMTMYLVIFRQGQSTFANALSAFGGIYEDHLYIENLMEFLNLSVPKKVGIHKSTNTKTGIVFDQVSFLYPGSTNDSLTDISFEIPAGEKLAIVGENGSGKTTLIKLLTRLYSPTKGNIYLDGINLVDWEEESLRERFGVIFQNFVQYQFKVGDNIGMGDVKQIQSESQWMSAAKLGMAHEFVTRLDFGYQTRLGKWFQDGRELSGGQWQKIALSRAFMRSKADILILDEPTSAIDAEAEMKVFEHFREHTMGKTVILISHRFSTVRMADKILVLEQGKKTEWGDHETLLSKKGKYEKLFRLQQAGYQ
- a CDS encoding SDR family oxidoreductase; translated protein: MDIDSLIRELKTLLDSPKELVTIPEEKRLELMILCGKISRPDRNEVRKRNRTVRIEKKESLKTQEKQKTALTGIRRARESAVFKAPLQISDSAGWSWDNATELSQPKPCYICKTPFTKLHFFYDSMCPNCAELNYSKRYQTADLRGTVAVITGSRLKIGYQATLLLLRAGARVIATTRFPNDSAIRFSKESDFHLWKDRLQIFGLDLRHTPSVEIFCKFLENHLERLDILINNAAQTVRRPPGFYSHLLETEKIPIVDLPSEAQKLLSFYQHCKNELDSYRSDTEMKDTATALAVSWNHKTPGVGIRSSAALSQIPYSHDNSHELESVFPDGKLDADLQQVDLRKTNSWRLKLGEINTSEMLEVQLVNAVAPFVLCNRLVGIMRKDNTGKKHIINVSAMEGKFHRFKKEDRHPHTNMAKAALNMMTHTSAEDFAKDGIFMNAVDTGWVTDEDPIELAKRKQDLHDFQPPLDIVDGAARVVDPLFDGVNSGKHWIGKFLKDYFPIDW